One Meiothermus sp. CFH 77666 genomic region harbors:
- a CDS encoding 3D domain-containing protein, translating to MERLFRLRIPSLILLLAVLGLGWAQAPRVMTLKATAYTSSVRETDSTPFITATGARTRIGIIAVSRDMLRELPYGSKVMLEDLGTPAGVGKGRFNYLFKGRVFVVEDTMHPRKRERLDVWLPDRSTAIRFGVRNVRVTVIQRGRG from the coding sequence ATGGAACGATTATTCCGCCTCCGCATTCCGAGTCTGATCCTGCTATTGGCAGTGTTGGGATTGGGCTGGGCCCAGGCCCCCCGGGTGATGACCCTCAAGGCCACGGCCTACACCTCCTCGGTGCGGGAGACCGACAGCACCCCCTTCATCACCGCTACCGGGGCCCGCACCCGCATCGGCATCATTGCGGTGAGCCGGGACATGCTCCGAGAGCTGCCCTACGGCTCTAAGGTGATGCTCGAGGATCTGGGCACCCCGGCAGGGGTGGGCAAGGGGCGCTTCAACTACCTCTTCAAAGGTCGGGTTTTTGTCGTAGAGGACACCATGCACCCCCGTAAGCGAGAGCGGCTGGACGTGTGGTTGCCGGATCGCAGCACCGCCATCCGCTTTGGGGTGCGCAACGTCCGGGTGACGGTGATCCAGCGAGGCCGGGGGTAG
- a CDS encoding ABC transporter permease gives MRFVWFLALRQLRYRRTQSLITLLGVAVGIMVLTTALSLTNGFIKGLVEATLKAVPHLYLQSLNPENSPAPSANPEVIGQAPVLLTKALLTRRAEAGRTAGADFATLIGLGEGGQAVYPDLDLSRLKDGGIVLGSALARSLGAYPGDRLFLVSINQKRIQLEVVSTFQTGNYLLDAGFAFTTLADTRELMEQPNALSGYQLRLRNPDKAPEVGLALAGRAYFPQTWQSSNRTLIEQLALQKRVIGIVVFLIVVVAALGMASVLVLTVIEKTPDIALLRVMGARGTQVAGVFALQGLILGALGILMGNLLGWGLSSYFQWRPVEIPGELYFLTRLPVDIKPSDFVWVSGFSLLVVMLASLLPLWRALRIKPGEVLR, from the coding sequence ATGCGCTTTGTCTGGTTTCTTGCCCTGCGCCAACTCCGCTACCGCCGCACCCAGAGCCTCATCACACTCCTGGGGGTGGCGGTGGGGATTATGGTGCTCACCACCGCCCTTTCTCTGACCAACGGCTTTATCAAGGGGCTGGTCGAGGCCACCCTCAAGGCGGTGCCTCACCTCTACTTGCAGAGCCTGAACCCCGAGAATAGCCCCGCTCCGTCGGCCAACCCGGAGGTCATCGGGCAAGCACCGGTCTTGCTAACCAAAGCCCTGCTGACCCGCCGGGCCGAGGCAGGCCGCACGGCCGGGGCCGACTTCGCCACCCTGATTGGGCTGGGGGAGGGCGGGCAGGCCGTCTACCCCGACCTCGACCTGTCCCGGCTCAAAGACGGCGGCATCGTTCTGGGCAGTGCGCTGGCCCGCAGCCTGGGCGCCTATCCGGGCGACAGGCTGTTTCTGGTCTCGATCAACCAGAAGCGAATTCAGCTCGAGGTGGTGAGCACCTTCCAGACCGGCAACTATCTGCTCGACGCCGGGTTTGCCTTCACCACCCTGGCCGATACCCGCGAACTCATGGAGCAGCCCAACGCGCTTTCGGGCTATCAGCTTCGCCTGCGCAACCCCGACAAAGCCCCCGAGGTGGGCCTGGCCCTGGCGGGGCGGGCCTACTTCCCCCAGACCTGGCAGTCCAGCAACCGCACCCTTATAGAGCAACTGGCCCTGCAAAAGCGGGTGATCGGGATTGTGGTCTTTTTGATTGTGGTGGTGGCGGCGCTGGGCATGGCCAGCGTGCTGGTGCTCACGGTGATCGAAAAAACCCCCGACATCGCCCTGTTGCGGGTGATGGGGGCGCGGGGAACCCAGGTGGCCGGGGTGTTTGCCCTGCAGGGCCTTATTCTGGGCGCGCTGGGCATTCTGATGGGCAACCTGCTGGGCTGGGGCCTGTCCAGCTATTTCCAGTGGCGCCCGGTGGAAATCCCCGGCGAGCTGTACTTCCTGACCCGCCTGCCGGTGGACATCAAGCCCTCCGACTTTGTGTGGGTCTCAGGCTTTAGCCTGCTGGTGGTGATGCTGGCCTCGCTCCTGCCCCTCTGGCGGGCTTTGCGGATTAAGCCGGGGGAGGTGTTGCGCTAA